GCCGCCGCGAAAAACAAGCTCGCAGTCGGGCTGTCCGGCACGAACGGCAACAGCAGGCCGAGCCGCAAACGGCCTACCGTCTCGATCATTTGATTTTTATACCACCAATATCCGTACGCAGTGCCCGCCGCCTGAACGACCAAGATGGCGGCCAGCACCCGACGGTCCGTCCACACGTCCCGCCAAACGTCGCGCGCCGTCGTCCGAGCCATGGCATTACTCGCCCGCCTCGTCACGACGATTTCTGTTTGGCCAGCCATTCGGCCAGCTGTTCGATGTCGGCATCGCTCAGCCCCTTGCTTTTCAACGCGTCGTACTGCGCGGGCATGACGCCGCTCGGCGTGCCTTTATGAATGATGTCCAAAATGCCCTGTTTGTCGTACTTGTCGCCGATCCCAAGCAGCTTCGGCGCCCCCGGCTTTCCGGCGAGGTCGGCGCCGTGGCACATGACGCACGTCGCCTTCTGGTAAATGGAATAGCCCGGCTCATCCTTGCCGACGATGGCGACCGGCCGCGTGCCGCCGCCTCCCCCGGCCTGGGGCGGCTGTCCCGACTGCTTCTGCTCTTTAAGCTCCTGCTCGCGCTGAATATGTTCAGGCGTAATGCCCTTGGTCGCAAGCTCGTGTTTGTAGTGGTCCCATGCCACGACCGTGAGGTGAATCATCGCCAAGAGCGAGAGCAGCATGACCGACGAGGCGATCGGCCGGCGGTAAAACCGGCGTTCCGGCCCGCGGTCGAGAAACGGTGCGAGCAACAGGGCGAGAAACCCGAGCGCCGGTAGCACGAACGTTCCGAACACGACCCAGTCTTGGGACGTGTACGGATATTTCAGCAGCTGATAAAGAAACAGAAAATACCAGTCCGGCATCGGAATAAAGTCGGCCTTGAGCGGGTCCGCCGGATAGCCGAGCGGCGCCTTTTCCTGCAGCACGAGCAGCAGGAAGCCGACGAGCACGACGACGCCGACCATCCACTCTTTCAGCAGGAAATTCGGCACGAACACTTCCGACTTGCCCGGATACGCGGAAAAATCTTTCGGCGCAATCGGCTTCGTCCGCTTGCGGACGCGCGAGTCGCCGACGTAGACGATTTTTTCTTCGCGATCTTGCCTCTCGTGCGCCACGACGCGCTCCTCCTTCCCCTATGCGGGCCCCGGCGTCGCTTCACAGCGGGCCCGAAATGCCCTGCCGGCGGATCATGATGAAGTGCGCGGCGAGCAGCCCCAGCAAAACGCCGGGCAGGAAAAACACGTGCAACGCGAAAAACCGCGTCAGCGTCTGGGCGCCGACGATATCGCCGCCCTGCAGGAACGTTTTGATGTAAGGTCCTATCAGCGGAACGTTTTGCGCGATCTGAATGCCGACTTTCGTCGCGAAATACGCCTTGTTGTCCCACGGCAACAGATAACCGGTAAACCCGAGCCCGAGCATCACCGCGAAAATCAAGACGCCGACGACCCAGTTCATCTCGCGCGGCGACTTGTAGGAACCGGTGAAAAACACGCGCAGCGTGTGCAGGAACATCATCACGATGACGAGGCTCGCGCCCCAGTGATGCATGCCGCGGACGATCGCGCCGAACGGCACCTGATGTTGCAGATAGTCGACGCTTTTATAGGCGTTCTCGATGTCCGGAACGTAATACATCGTCAGAAACATGCCTGACAAAATCTGAATGACCGTGATGAAAAACGTAAGACCGCCGAAACAGTACACGAACGCGGAAAAATGATGCGCCGGGTTGACATGTTCCGGCACTTCGTGATCGGCCACGTCGCGCCACAGCGGCGTAATGTCCAGCCGCTCGTCGATCCAGTTGTAGATCGCCTTGATCATCTCCGGCTCCCTCACTTCACCCGACGGTTCGGGACGATTTGTCCGAGATAGACCCAGCCGTTTTCCACCTTGACGTCGTACTCGTCAAGCGGCAACGGCGCGACGGCCAGATTTTTGCCGTTAATGTCGTAGCGCGCTTCGTGGCACGGGCAAAAAAACAGATTTGGAAACCGCGCATCGGAATTCCATTGCACTGTACAACCGAGGTGCTTGCAGATCGGCGACAGCGCGTATACTTTCCCTCCCGGATCGCGCGCGATCCAGGCCGCGAACTTCGGTTCGCTGACGTACCAGCCGTCGACCTGCCGCTTCGTGAAATTGACCTCGGTCGGCGTGCCGGTCACCTTGCTTTCCTCGATCACCTTCACCCATTCCGCCTCGCCCTTGGCGCTGATCAGCGGGTCGACGGCGAACCGCAGCATCGGCACGATCGTGCCGGCCGCCATGAATGCGCCGGTGCCGCCGAGCGTATAGCACAGAAACTGGCGGCGGGACATTTCACGTCTCAAGAGAGGCTTCTGTTCGAGGGACTGCTGTTGTTCGTCATCGCGCATGTTCGACGCAAACCCCCTTCACGACATTACCTATATTAGCCGAGGGGGACGGAAGCGTCAAGGACAAAGCCGCTTCGCGGACGCTCCGGACGACCGCCGGCTTTAAAAAGTTGCGTTTTTTGTCACATCTTCGCCCCGCCACAGCCGGCGGATTTCCGCCGCCCAATCCGCACCTTCGCTCGGGCCGACGACGAGATCGGCCGCGACTTCCTCAGCCGCGAGGGAGACGTCGGTGACGACGACGACATACCGGAAGCCCTGAGCGCGGATCGCCCCGCACAGGCCGCGCAGCGCCCTTTTCCAATCCTCGCCTCCGCTTTCGCCGAACACGTAATGAAAGGCCGGGAACGTCACCGTCCGGCCGTAAAAGGCGATCTCCAACGGTTCCAGCCGATCGCGCAGACGCCGCAGCACCTCCGCCGCCCGCCACGGCGGTTCGTCGCCCGCCAGCCCGGTCACCGGAAGCAGGCACGTATCCAGATACGGCCGCCATGCGTCCCAACGATCCCGGTCGATCTCGTTGAATTTCATCTGCCGTTCCTTGCCTTTCCGTTCAATCGGCCCGCCCCGATGCGGCGGCCGCCGAGACCGGTATTTCTTTAAACTTTAATGTAGCATACGCGAGGTCGGACGCGCAAAACGTCAGGCATACAGCCGCTTCAGCTCGCTCGTCAGCACCAAAAACCGCTCCACGTCGCCTTCTTCCAACGCCCGGTCGATCGCCTCGTACAGCGCGGCCTGTTTCCGACGGCGAATCGCCTCATCGAGCACCATCTCTGCCGCAAGACTCAACATCGCCGCGTACCCGGGATCGCGTTCAATCAAGCTTCATCCCTCCGCAGACAGCCGTCCATTCTGCCTCGTTCCGCCTCACGACCCGGCCAGAGCCTTCCGACTGGCCGACGCGGACGAGCCCCAGATGAACCATCATCCGCAACACGCGCGATTCGAAAATCGTCCTCGGCGAGTCGAAATAAAACGGCCGAATCAACGGTACGAGCGGTTCCGCCAGCGACTCGGCCGTCGTCCAGCGGTTCGTCAGCCGGACGATCCAGCAGACAAGCGGCCGCAAGTTCGGGACGGCCCTTCGATACAGCTTCAGCCAGAAATCGAACACCGACACAAGCGGTTCCGGAGCCCCCTCCAGAAGGCGCCTGCGGCCGTTCTCGGTAAGGACGAGTTTGCCGGGAATTTCTTCGACCCATCCGCGATAATAACAATAGTCGTACAGCAGTGCGAACCGGTCCGGATAGTCGCGAAAACGCCGTCCGTACCCGAACCGCCAACCGGCTTTCGGCCATTCCGTCTCCGGCACGGCGAGTCGGTCGATGATGCGCGGCCAATATCGCTTGTGAATAACGCCCGAGGCGGTCAGCTGAGGCTCGAGGTCCGCCACCGCGCCCAACAGCCGGACGACGTCGACGCCGATACACCCCTTCTCGTCGCGATACGCAGTCGGCTCTTCCACGTATATGAGCCGGCGCGATAAACGCCCGGCCAACGCATCGGTCAGACGCCGGCGGACATCTCCGGGCATCCGGTAAAGATGCCGGGTATGCGGAAGATGACCGCTGAACAGCCAGCCGAGCTGTTTAAACCGGACGATCGCTTCCCGAGCGTCGCCTTCCGGTCCCGGTTCGTCGGGAAAAACCGACTGTCGGATCAAGGCGATCAGCTCGCCGAGATCAAATTCTTCTTTCCGTTCGAATAACAGATAACTCCAGAAACGAATCTCCCACCCGTTCATCGCGTCCACGCGCGCTTCAAACACGTTCCTGCGACAGGCCGCCGACAAAATCGACTGGATCAGCTCGTGTTTCGAATGCCCGTCGCAACGGCAACCGTACGTTTCGGCAATCTTCGCCAAATCGCGTATGTCCGCATATCCGAGCAAATCCGACAGCCGCATGGCCGCCCTCCCTGTCGCCGGTCGGTTTCGTTAAACAGTATGGATTGATTTCCAAAAAATAAACGCCTGCCGGGCGTCCCATAACCCGGCCGGCGTCGCACGCGGGGAAAGCTAGCGGCCAACTTTGCCGAACCAATGAAACACAAGCAGCGTAAAAACGATCCCCCAGATGGATAAAGCCAGCAAATAGTTCGTCGACACATCCACGGGGCCCGTCCGGATTTTGGCGGGGTCGAGCACGGCGCTGACGAGCGCGAACGACGCGCTTGCGGAGTCTGGTGTTTCCGGCGATGCGGTCGCGACTTCCAGAATCGCCGCATACTCGGCGGGCGTCGGCTCCGGCCCGCGCGGCGCCAGCAGACTGTACGCAAACGCAAACCAGAACATGCCGAAAAAAAACGCGAACAACGCCACTGCGCGGCGACGCCACGCCGGCGAAATCGCATACGGACGCCACGCCAGCGGCATGCGCCACGCCTCGTCGGCGTAAATGCGGGCCATAACCCGCTCGGAAACGGAACGGCCGCCCCCCATCTGGCGGCCGACGCCACCCGCTTCCTCGGTTTCTCGCCGCATGGCGCCGTCCGACCCGTCGACGCCGTCGAATGCGACCGGCGGAACTTCGTCGAATCCGAACTCCCGCACGTCCTCGACGCATCGGCGCCAAATTTCCCATTCCCGGCGGCACTCCGGACATCGAGCAAGATGCTCGTCCATTTCCAGCCGGACCGGATCGCGTTCGTCCATGTCCCAGTAGCTTGCCAGCCGTTGCCGTACCCTCCCGCAGTTCATGACGGGTTCATCCTTTCCATTTCAAGCGGCTGATCCGTCCGTTCCGAAAAGTAAACGGCCAACTGTTCCCTGACGCTCATTCTCGCCCGAAACAACAGCGATTTGACGGAAGCGACGGTCTGATTCAGAATGCGGGCGATCTCTTGATAATCCAACTGGTCGTACTCGCGCAAGATGAGCGCCGTACGCTGCTTTTCCGGCAGCCGGCTGATCGCTTCCCGCACGAGCGCCGCGCGTTCGCGCCGAAGCATGTCCACTTCCGGACCCGCAGCGGAAGCGGCGGCATGCACCGCGTGCTCGAGCGGAAGCTGAGCGACCTTTTGCTTGCGCAGCTCGCTCAGCACCGTATTCCGAGCAATCGCGTACAGCCAAGTGGCGAACGACGCATCCGTTTCTCGGAACGAACCGAGACTGCGAAATGCTTTATACAGCGTCTCCTGCGTCAAATCCTCCGCCAACGCCTCAAGACCCGCGCTCCGCAACATTTGATAGATGAAGCCGAGAATACGCCGTTCGTAACGCCGCATCAACTCGGCATAAAGTTCGACGTTGCCGTCTTTAATCTCTCGGACCAGTTGGGAATCGGTCAAACAGACGACCTCCTCGCTTCCCGTTTCTATTTACCTCTTCGGCGGAAAAAAGTTGCGCTTCAAGCGGAGTTCAGGCGTGCGTACGGAGAGAGGAAAAAAACGCCATCTCTAGTATAATCGAAAACGCGACAAAAAAGAACCCCTTTTTCAGAAAAAAAGGACCGCCGGCTCACGAAGAGGCGGCGGTTGCACCGTGTGCACATTCGGATAGGAGTGGAGAGAAACCATACTGACAGTTTTTATTATATGAATCCGTTTTCATGTTGTCAACAAAAATTTTTCGACGCCGTTCGCGCGAGCGCTTCCGCGGCGGTCGGTCGACCGATTTCAGACATGGACCGAATACCGCAACGACCGCAGCGTCTCCAGCGCGCGCTCCCAGTCGCGCTCGTCGCGGAACGACAACCGCAGCACGCCGGGGACGTCCAGGCGGCTTTCCATAATCTGAATGTTGCTGAGATTGATGCCGCGCGCACCGAGCTCGCCTGCGATTTCACCGATGACGCCGGGATGGTCGGGCACGTCGACGTACAGGTCGTACTGCGACGCCAGCACCCCTTTTCGGCGTTCGGGCAAGCGGCTACGGAACACTTTCGCCAGGCGGAATTGTTCCTCGATCCAACCGCCGTCTTCCGCCCGCAGCGCCTCGCGAAACCCGTCGATCTGCCGCTGCCATTCGTCGAGAAGCCGCAGCACGACTTCGCGATTTTGCAGCAAGATGTCACGCCAAACGACGGCGTCGCTCGACGCGATGCGCGTCAAATCTTTAAATCCTCCGGCTGCCAGCGACGCATACAGCGGATCCGCCTCCGCGTATCCGGCGACCAGGCGAACAAGCGCGACCGCGACGATATGGGGCAAATGGCTGACCGCGCCGACGATCTCGTCGTGTACGCAGGCGTCGAGCCGGACAATCTGGGCTTTCGTGTGGGATAAAAGAGCGGCGAGCCGGTCGTATACCTCATCCGGCGTATCGTCGAGCGGCGTGAGGACGTAAAACGCGTTTTCGAACAGATGCGAACTGGCCGCCTCCACGCCCGACCGCTCCGAGCCAGCCATCGGATGACCGCCGATAAAATATGCGTCGCGCAGCGACAGGCGTCGCGCGCATTCCATGATCGCCGCCTTCGTGCTGCCGACATCGGAAATAATACAGCCCGGCTTGAGCGGAAGCGCCGCGAGTCGTTCCAGCTGGGGCCCGATCGAGCCGACCGGCCCGCACAAAAACACGAAATCAGCATCGCGCACCGCCTCGGCCGCATCGGTGCCCGCCTCGTCGACGACGCCGCGCCGGACGCATTTTTCCGCGTGCTCCGCCGACCGCGAACAGCCGTAGACGCGAATGCCCGGCTTCCCTTTCAAACAGAGGGCAAGCGATCCGCCGATCAGGCCGACGCCGAAAATCGCCACTTTGACCGTATCTTCGCCCATCCGCGCTTCCCCCGCCCGACGCCGGCTATTCCGCCCAGACCGCGGTGCCGTGCGGCGCCTGTTCCGGTACTTCGGCCAACACTGCCGACAATGCCGACAAAAACGCTTCGTTCTGTTCGCGGCTGCCGACCGTCACGCGCAGTTTCGTCGGCAACCGCCACGTCGGATCGTGCCGGACGATGATGCCGCGCCGGAGCAGCCGTTCGAATACTTCGCCGGCCGATCGGCCGACGTCGACCATGACGAAATTGCCGTAAGCGGGGTAATACGCCAAGCCCATCCGGTCGAACGCCGCCGTCAGCTGGCGGATACCTTCGGCGTTACGCGCGCGGCTTTCGGAGACGAACGACTCGTCTTCCAACGCCGCTTTTGCCGCAGCCTGGGCGACGCGCGACGTGTTGAACGGCTCACGCACCTGTTGGATCAACCGGATCACTTCGGGCCGCCCGACGCCGTAGCCGATGCGCAGCGCGGCAAGCCCGTAAATTTTCGAGAATGTGCGCAGAACGACGAGATTCCCGTACCGTTTCAGCAGCTCGATCCCGTCGGGATAGTCGTCCGACGTGTTGTACTCGCAATACGCCTCGTCGAGCACGACCAACACGTCGTCCGGCACGCGCCGGAGAAACGATTCCAGCTCGTCGCGCGTCACGATCGTGCCCGTCGGGTTATTCGGGTTGCACACCCAAACGACTTTCGTGCGCGCGCCCACGCAAGCGAGCATCGCCGGCAAATCGTGCTTGCCGTCTCGAAGCGGCACCTCGCGGACGACGGCGCCCTCGACTTCGGCGTTATGTCTGTATTGCGGAAACGTCGGAAACGCCATCACCGTCTCGTCACCGCGCACGAAAAACGCCCGCGCGATCAGCGCGACCACCTCGTCGGACCCGGCGCCGAACACGAGCCAATCCGGGCCGACGCCGAGCCGCTCCGAGAGCGCGTTCGCCAGTTCGACGCTCGCGCCGTCGGGATAGAGGTGAAGATGATCGAACTCGCGCGCGATCGCCTCTTTCGCCTTCGGCGAACAGCCGAACGGGTTTTCGTTCGACGCCAGTTTGATGACGTCGGCAAGACCAAATTCCCGGCGCACTTCCTCGATCGGTTTGCCCGGTTTGTAGACCGGAAGTGAACCGATGTTCGGTTTCGGTCGCATCGATCATCCGTCCTTTCACGTTTCGCCGCGCGGACGATTTTTCAGGCCGGCGACGAAATCTCGAATCGCCGACACGCCCCGCGCCCGCCGTCCGGGATCGGAGGAAAGAAGCTCCTCCATCGATTCCTCCACGCGCGCGACGATGGCGCTGCCGACGATGACGCCGTCGCACAACCGGCTGAACCGTTGGACCTGCTCGTGATTCGAAATGCCGAAACCGATCGCGATCGGTACGGTCGACGCGCTTCGGACGTCGGCCAGAAAACGTTCGACATCTCGGTAAAAATCGGTGCGCATCCCGGTAACGCCGAGCGAGGAAACGCAATAGACAAAGCCGCGCGCGCGCCCGACGATGCGCGCGATCCGTTCTCTCGACGTCGGCGCGACGAGCGGAATCCGATGAATGCCGTATCGCTCGGCAAGTTCCGCGACCTCCTCGTCCTCTTCCACCGGCAGGTCGGGAAGGATGACGCCGCTTATATCATAATCTGCGAGACGGCGGAAAAACAAGTCCAGTCCCATCTGCAGCGCAGGATTGAAATAAGTAAACAGGATGAGCGGAACACTGACGCCGGCTTCTCTGGCCTTTCGCGCCGTTTCCAAACAGACGGGCAACGTAGTTCCTCGCGCCAGCGCCCGCGCTGAAGCGCGCTGGATGACGGGACCGTCGGCCAGCGGATCGGAAAACGGCACGCCGAGCTCGATCATGTCCGCTCCTGCGTCCTGCAGCGCCTTCAGCAGTTCGACCGTCACGGCCGGATCGGGGTCGCCGACCGTCAAATACGGAATGAGCGCCGTTTCCCCCCGCGCGCGCAGTTCCGCAAATCGTCGGTCAATCGGATTCATCCGGCGCATCCCCCTTCAGCCGTCGCCAAATCGTCTCGACGTCCTTGTCCCCACGACCGGAAAGGCAGATCAGCAAAATATCGTCCCGGGACATCTGCGGCGCCATCTTGATCGCCTGGGCGACGGCGTGGGCGCTTTCCAGCGCGGGTATGATGCCTTCCGTCCGGCTGAGCGTCTTGAGCGCCTCCACCGCTTCGTCGTCGGTGATCGGAACGTACGTCGCGCGACCGGTTTCTTTCAGATAGGCATGTTCCGGTCCGACGCCGGGATAGTCGAGGCCGGCGGAAATCGAATGGGCGGGCTTCACTTGGCCGTACTCGTCCTGCAGCAAATAACTCATCGACCCCTGGAAAACGCCGGGACGACCGCGCGTCAGCGTCGCGGCGTGAAATTCGGTGTCGACGCCTCGCCCCGCCGCCTCGACGCCGACCAGCCGGACGCCGACATCGCCGAGAAACGGATAAAACATGCCGATCGCGTTGCTGCCGCCGCCGACGCAGGCGACGATCACGTCCGGCAGCCGGCCTTCGCGTTCCAGCATTTGTGCGCGGCTTTCGTCGCCGATGATCCGCTGGAAATCGCGCACCATCGCCGGATACGGATGCGGGCCGACTGCCGAGCCGAGAATATAAAACGTGTCCTCGACGTGACTGACCCAATAGCGGAGCGCTTCGTTGCCTGCGTCCTTCAGCGTCCGCGTGCCGGACGTCACCGGTACGACCTCGGCGCCGAGCAGGTTCATCCGGAACACGTTCAGCCGCTGGCGTACCGTATCTTCCTCGCCCATGAACACTTTGCACTCGAGACCGAGCAGCGCCGCCGCCGTTGCTGTCGCGACGCCGTGCTGGCCGGCTCCGGTTTCGGCGATCACTTTCGATTTGCCCATCCGTTTGGCGAGCAGCGCCTGGCCGAGCGCGTTGTTGATTTTGTGCGCGCCGGTGTGGTTCAAATCTTCGCGCTTCAGGTAAATTTTCGCGCCGCCGAGTTCCTTCGTCAGCCGTTCCGCATAATAAAGCGGCGTCGGACGCCCGGAATAGTCGGCCAGCAGGCTTTTCCATTCGCGGATGAAGTCAGGATCCCGCCGATGGGCCCGGTAGGCGCGTTCGAGTTCGATTAAGGCGTTCATCAGCGTTTCCGGCACGTACCGGCCGCCGAACTTGCCGAACCTTCCGCGCTCGTCCGGCCATTCAACCATGTCGTTTCACCCTTTCCACGAACGCTGCGATTTTGGCCGGATCTTTCCGGCCGTCGGTCTCAACGCCGCCGGAGACATCGACACCGTCGGGCGCGTGCCGCTCGATGAGTTCGCCGACATTGTCCGGTGTCAAGCCGCCGGCGACAAACAAGGGCCAGCCGAACCGGCGCGCCGCATCGCGATAAACGTCGACGGCCGACCAGTCGAACGTCCGACCGGAGCCGCCGCCGTAGACCGGGTCGAACGTGTCCAGCAACAAAATATCGATGGCTCCGGCATACGGCGCGAGAAGTTCGTTGATCGGCCTGTCCGGTGAGAATACTCCGCCGTCTTCGCCGTCCGACGCCCGCCGTCCGCCGTCTACAGCCTCGCCGGATGCCGGCAGCGACACCGCGCGAATGATGCGCACGGCGGGAAACGCCTCGCGGACGCGCAGATACGTCTCCGGCGGCTCACCGCCGTGCAGCTGAACGACGTCGAGCGGCACGCCCCGCAGCACGGATTCCATCTCGTCCCACGTCATCCGCGCGAACACGCCGACCGCTTGCGGCGGATTTTTCCGACCGAACTCTTCGGCGGCATCGTACAACGCGCGGATTGCCGCGACCGCCTCCTCCGGCGCGACGCGCCGCCGACTCGGCGCGAACACAAACCCGACGAAATCGACGGGCAACGCGGTGATGGTCCGGATAACGTCCGCGTCGCCCCGGATGCCGCAAATTTTGACGAGCGGAGCACCGGTCACCGCCCGTCACCGCCCTTTGCACTTTCTGCAGCCTCAACCTCTTGGGCGCTCCGCGCGACAAGCCCCATCAACCGGACGACCGCCTCTTCCACGTCCGGCTGCCGCATCAGATGCTCGCCGACAAGCACGGCGTCGACTCCCGCCGCAGCAAGCCGGGCGACGTCTTCGGGGCCGGAGATGCCGCTTTCGCCGACGACCACGACGCCCGGCGGAACGTACCGCATCAGCGATTCGGTGACGGCCAGGTCGGTTTCGAATGTGCGCAAGTTCCGGTTGTTGATGCCGATCAGGGAGGCGCCGAGCTCAAGCGCGCGTTCGAGTTCGGCGCGGTCGTGCACTTCGACGAGCACGTCGAGGCCGACGTCTCGGGCAAGGCGATACAGCTCCGCCATCTCGCGGTCAGCCAGCGCGCAGGCGATCAACAACACCGCATCCGCGCCGGCGGCGCGCGCCTCGAACACCTGAACGGGATCGATCGTAAAATCCTTGCGTAAAACCGGAAGGCGGACCGCCTCGCGCACGCCGCGCAAATGGTCGAGCGACCCGCGAAAAAACGTCTCGTCCGTCAGCACCGACAAGCAGTCGGCACCCGATCGCTCGTATGCCCGCGCAATGGCAACCGGATCGAAGTCGGCGC
The window above is part of the Candidatus Reconcilbacillus cellulovorans genome. Proteins encoded here:
- a CDS encoding menaquinol-cytochrome C reductase, with the protein product MAHERQDREEKIVYVGDSRVRKRTKPIAPKDFSAYPGKSEVFVPNFLLKEWMVGVVVLVGFLLLVLQEKAPLGYPADPLKADFIPMPDWYFLFLYQLLKYPYTSQDWVVFGTFVLPALGFLALLLAPFLDRGPERRFYRRPIASSVMLLSLLAMIHLTVVAWDHYKHELATKGITPEHIQREQELKEQKQSGQPPQAGGGGGTRPVAIVGKDEPGYSIYQKATCVMCHGADLAGKPGAPKLLGIGDKYDKQGILDIIHKGTPSGVMPAQYDALKSKGLSDADIEQLAEWLAKQKSS
- a CDS encoding cytochrome b6 (electron transport protein), which encodes MIKAIYNWIDERLDITPLWRDVADHEVPEHVNPAHHFSAFVYCFGGLTFFITVIQILSGMFLTMYYVPDIENAYKSVDYLQHQVPFGAIVRGMHHWGASLVIVMMFLHTLRVFFTGSYKSPREMNWVVGVLIFAVMLGLGFTGYLLPWDNKAYFATKVGIQIAQNVPLIGPYIKTFLQGGDIVGAQTLTRFFALHVFFLPGVLLGLLAAHFIMIRRQGISGPL
- a CDS encoding 2Fe-2S ferredoxin; the encoded protein is MRDDEQQQSLEQKPLLRREMSRRQFLCYTLGGTGAFMAAGTIVPMLRFAVDPLISAKGEAEWVKVIEESKVTGTPTEVNFTKRQVDGWYVSEPKFAAWIARDPGGKVYALSPICKHLGCTVQWNSDARFPNLFFCPCHEARYDINGKNLAVAPLPLDEYDVKVENGWVYLGQIVPNRRVK
- a CDS encoding RNA polymerase subunit sigma-24, translating into MTDSQLVREIKDGNVELYAELMRRYERRILGFIYQMLRSAGLEALAEDLTQETLYKAFRSLGSFRETDASFATWLYAIARNTVLSELRKQKVAQLPLEHAVHAAASAAGPEVDMLRRERAALVREAISRLPEKQRTALILREYDQLDYQEIARILNQTVASVKSLLFRARMSVREQLAVYFSERTDQPLEMERMNPS
- a CDS encoding prephenate dehydrogenase translates to MGEDTVKVAIFGVGLIGGSLALCLKGKPGIRVYGCSRSAEHAEKCVRRGVVDEAGTDAAEAVRDADFVFLCGPVGSIGPQLERLAALPLKPGCIISDVGSTKAAIMECARRLSLRDAYFIGGHPMAGSERSGVEAASSHLFENAFYVLTPLDDTPDEVYDRLAALLSHTKAQIVRLDACVHDEIVGAVSHLPHIVAVALVRLVAGYAEADPLYASLAAGGFKDLTRIASSDAVVWRDILLQNREVVLRLLDEWQRQIDGFREALRAEDGGWIEEQFRLAKVFRSRLPERRKGVLASQYDLYVDVPDHPGVIGEIAGELGARGINLSNIQIMESRLDVPGVLRLSFRDERDWERALETLRSLRYSVHV
- a CDS encoding histidinol-phosphate transaminase: MRPKPNIGSLPVYKPGKPIEEVRREFGLADVIKLASNENPFGCSPKAKEAIAREFDHLHLYPDGASVELANALSERLGVGPDWLVFGAGSDEVVALIARAFFVRGDETVMAFPTFPQYRHNAEVEGAVVREVPLRDGKHDLPAMLACVGARTKVVWVCNPNNPTGTIVTRDELESFLRRVPDDVLVVLDEAYCEYNTSDDYPDGIELLKRYGNLVVLRTFSKIYGLAALRIGYGVGRPEVIRLIQQVREPFNTSRVAQAAAKAALEDESFVSESRARNAEGIRQLTAAFDRMGLAYYPAYGNFVMVDVGRSAGEVFERLLRRGIIVRHDPTWRLPTKLRVTVGSREQNEAFLSALSAVLAEVPEQAPHGTAVWAE
- a CDS encoding tryptophan synthase subunit alpha, whose translation is MNPIDRRFAELRARGETALIPYLTVGDPDPAVTVELLKALQDAGADMIELGVPFSDPLADGPVIQRASARALARGTTLPVCLETARKAREAGVSVPLILFTYFNPALQMGLDLFFRRLADYDISGVILPDLPVEEDEEVAELAERYGIHRIPLVAPTSRERIARIVGRARGFVYCVSSLGVTGMRTDFYRDVERFLADVRSASTVPIAIGFGISNHEQVQRFSRLCDGVIVGSAIVARVEESMEELLSSDPGRRARGVSAIRDFVAGLKNRPRGET
- a CDS encoding tryptophan synthase subunit beta, translated to MVEWPDERGRFGKFGGRYVPETLMNALIELERAYRAHRRDPDFIREWKSLLADYSGRPTPLYYAERLTKELGGAKIYLKREDLNHTGAHKINNALGQALLAKRMGKSKVIAETGAGQHGVATATAAALLGLECKVFMGEEDTVRQRLNVFRMNLLGAEVVPVTSGTRTLKDAGNEALRYWVSHVEDTFYILGSAVGPHPYPAMVRDFQRIIGDESRAQMLEREGRLPDVIVACVGGGSNAIGMFYPFLGDVGVRLVGVEAAGRGVDTEFHAATLTRGRPGVFQGSMSYLLQDEYGQVKPAHSISAGLDYPGVGPEHAYLKETGRATYVPITDDEAVEALKTLSRTEGIIPALESAHAVAQAIKMAPQMSRDDILLICLSGRGDKDVETIWRRLKGDAPDESD
- a CDS encoding indole-3-glycerol phosphate synthase, yielding MMLDRILETKRREVEVLKRKVSYSEWERRLADLSPCRGFARALSPACRNRAVALIAEVKRASPSKGVIRADFDPVAIARAYERSGADCLSVLTDETFFRGSLDHLRGVREAVRLPVLRKDFTIDPVQVFEARAAGADAVLLIACALADREMAELYRLARDVGLDVLVEVHDRAELERALELGASLIGINNRNLRTFETDLAVTESLMRYVPPGVVVVGESGISGPEDVARLAAAGVDAVLVGEHLMRQPDVEEAVVRLMGLVARSAQEVEAAESAKGGDGR